One Oryctolagus cuniculus chromosome 7, mOryCun1.1, whole genome shotgun sequence genomic window, TGACCCTCTTAGAACCACCTGTGCTGCCCAGAAGAGCTCTCTCGCTCCACAGTACTTGAGGTCGACGCCCGCTGCCTCGAATGCTTCCTACCTGTCATTAACGGGTTTCTGGTCCTCATCCTCTTCTTCCCCTGCCCCCTTCACCCCAAAGACTGGCTGGCAGTCCGACTCTGGGGGACTGCCCCAGCCCTCCCATCCCACTCCATTCTCCTGCCTGGTAAATAAGGTAAGTATGGTATGGATTTCACCTTCCATGGTCATGTCCCTAGGGTCCCTACTGCCTAGGTGTTGGTGCACTTCCCGCCTTGACTGGCACTTTTAATGGATTAAGCGTGGAGTCTCAACGCCGCGCTCACCCGCACTCCCACGGGGTTCTTGGGGTCGCCCGGCCCCGAACTCCAGGACCCACAGAAGTCGCGCATGCGCGTGGCCCCGCTGGCGCGCGGAGAGGGCGCTCGAGGGCGGAGGGGCGAAGACAAGGAGCTCACGTTGACCCCACCCACTTACGTCGACTATAAACCCTCTCTGCCTGCCGGCCGCCGGTCGTCAAAGATTCGCTGGCGTCGAAGTGGCGGGCTCACCATGTCGTCCACGTCATCTATGCTTCTCGGCTACTGGGATATCCGGGGGGTGAGTGCCGTGGCAGCGGCCGGCCGAGCGTCTCTGCGGGTCCGCGACCTCCGCCAGAAGCCGCCCTCCTCCGGAGCCCGTCAGCGCGGGGCGGCGCAAGAAGCCGCGGCCGAGCCGCCGGGCCCCCCGGCCCGCCCCTGCCATGCCTCTCGCCTCGCTCGGCCCCGCGGGGAGCTGCGGGGGGCTGCGGGCCGCCGGGGCCGCGCTTGGGGACCGCTTAACGACCGCCCGGGCGGCATGCAGGGGCCCCGCAGCCCGGGGCCGGGGGACGTTGGCGGGCGGGGGTTGGGAGCCGGTGGCGGCCGCGCAGGCGCCGACTCTGGGCTGTCTTCCCCCAGCTGGCGCACGCCATCCGCCTGCTGCTGGAGTTCACTGATACTTGCTACGAGGAGAAACGGTACACGTGCGGCGAAGGTAATGTTGCCCGGAGCTGGCCCTCCACCTGCCCGCTGTGCCCAGAGAGTGGCATCCCGCCGAGGTCCCACGGGacgtccccccacccccgaaaCCCGGGGAGccctgctgtgccctgtgggAGGAGAGCCGCATCCTCTGCCCGAACCCCGCCTAAATGCTTAACCAGATGGGCCCCAGACACGAAATGGTTAAGCCTTGGGAATTTGAGGTAAAGAAACTAagccatttctttggctctttgcactcCTCGTTAGGCAGGGTATTCAGGAGGTTGGGCCCCTAACGTCTCTCTCTTACAGCTCCTGACTATGATCGAAGCCAATGGCTGGATGTGAAATTCAAGCTCGATCTGGACTTTCCCAATGTAGGTGGCTttagggggagagggagcagagggaaGGCCTGGACGGGTATCCATCCCCGCGGCTTCTTCCTGCTCCGAGGGGCAGGGTCATAGGGGCATTTAACCTGGATGGATAAGACTCAAGGGTTCTTGAACtgcagagagaaaataaaatgttttcctttccaCTAACAAGTTAGCATCTCCTGTGGTGAAGTGATGTCAGTTATTAACCATGACTGTGTTTGTCACTGGTAGGGATCAAGTCTCCATATTCCATTAAATGTGCTGTGGGCATCTTTACTGTTATTTATATTCGCGACTTTGAAAGTGTGGTCACTCTTACTTCTGCTGGGCCACACATATTCACATTTTACTGTGAGGATATCTCAAAAAGTCCATGCAAgcaaattaaaagataggtttattttggtgcaaaaatgttgaaatccatgcaaaaattgatggaaaatatcaaaaagtatgcatgaatttcaagatttttttgcactaaaataaacttttcttgtatttccattaatccagaaactttttgaagtaccctcctatcataattttgctttaaaatgtctTATACCTGTGTAAATACATGAATTGGCTTTATGGTTTTGGAAAGCTTATTCTGAGAAAGGTGCTAtggcctgcacacacatgcacacacacgagcCTAAGGATCCTTGCTAGACTCAGCTCAGCACCCAGCTGCCACCGGATTTTCTTCTTTCTCGCACCATGACACCTTTTCTCTCCTATTCACTGCCTTGCAAGCTCCCTCTCCCCcaggagagaggtggggaggcacAAGAGATGTAGGTTGCTCACTTGGCCTGTCCTTGCCCTTCCAGCTGCCCTACCTCATGGATGGGAATAACAAGATCACCCAGAGCAATGCCATCCTGCGTTACATCGCTCGCAAACACAACATGTGTGAGTGCGGTAGGCCTGGTAAGGGAGAGCAGGCGATTTGCTCACCTGGGGGTGTCTGATCCCAAGGGTGCATTGTTGTCATTTGGCCTGCAGGTGGTGATACTGAAGAAGAAAAGATTCGAGTGGACATCATGGAGAACCAAATAATGGATTTCCGTATGCAGCTGGTGCGGCTCTGCTACAACTCTGACCACGTGAGTTTCCTGAGCCACGCTGGCTGAATGTGGAGCATCAGGAAGAGGAGTATTTAGGAACCCAAGAGTTACTTCTACTCCATTCTgctactgctgccttcccaccagCCCCTGCAAAAATAAGAAGCAGATCTCCTTATTTTTTGGTTTTGCCATATAATTCTGCTGTTAGCCCCCTCCTTGCTTTCCTAACCCCTTCTTTCTCTACCACCACCCCTAAGTAAAGGCAGTGAGAGGGGGCTCCCAGGTGTCTACCCACGGCCTGCGCCGTGCTCAGCTGTGACGCTAACAGCCGTCCTGTCTGTGAAGGGGGTAACAGCGCTCCTTGCTCTCTTTGCATCTCTCTTTTCCCAGGAAAAAATGAAGCCTCAGTACTTGGAACAGCTACCTGGGCAGCTGAAGCAATTCTCCCTCTTCCTGGGGAAATACTCGTGGTTTGCAGGAGAAAAGGTGCGGAGAAGGGAAAGAAGAGGGAACCGCACTGTGTCTGCAGTGTCGATGAACTCCCCAAATCTGACCGTCTTACTGTCTCCTTCTAGCTCACCTTCGTGGATTTTCTCACCTATGACGTCTTAGATCAGAACCGGATGTTtgagcccaagtgcctggatgaGTTTCCGAACCTGAAGGCCTTTATGTGCCGTTTTGAGGTGATGCTCTCTGATAACCCCATTCTTACAAAAACATGTGCCCACCCGCGGGTCCCAACAGACCCCACTATGAGAGATCCTGCCCACCACCAGCTTTTACCCGCAGGGATCTGCGGTTGGACACCTGTAGACCTTTGAGTCTTGGGAAAGTCCTGATATCTGCACCCCAGAGGCATTGGCTGCAAGACACGGGAAGGTGGAGACAGGCCGCCTGTGGACGTGGCGGGCTGTTTGGCTGGGCTGGGTTCTTGACAAGGGTTCGTGTGCTTTCCCATCAGGCTTTGGAGAAGATTGCGGCCTACATGCAGTCTGACCGCTTCTTCAAGATGCCCATCAATAACAAGATGGCCAAGTGGGGCAACCGAAGTCTGTGCTGAGCAGGGCGCACCGATCGCTGCGTGCTGTCTCCCCACTCCCGTGTCCAGGGGGCCTGCAGTCCATTTTCTCTGctctttttaataaattgtgCTTAAACTGGTGTCCAGCTGGCTTTCTCTTGGGCCAGAAGAGAATAAGGAGACGAATAGAAGGATCAGTGTCGGGATGGGAACTCGGCAACACTGAGATCCTCTTCCTCGCCAGTTTAGTGTCAGGGCCAGCAGGTCCTGCCCAAACCTTGAGAGTGGGTGCTGGAAATAAAGGTCACACGCCCAAAGATCAGGGCTTCTAAAGGGACTGGAGCCCTGTGAGGACCTGGTGGTAGCTGAAACTGCGGTACTGAAGTTCAGAAACCTGTGTGTATGGGAATTCAGTGTGATAAAAGTggtgtttttaaagtatttatttatttgaaaggcagagatacagagagaggagagacacagagagatatcttctacctgctggttcactctccaaatggcctcaaaagccaggactgggccagacaggagccaggagcttcattcaggtctcctgcataGCTACAAGAGCCCACagagttgggccatccttcactgttttcccaggccattagcagagggagctggatcgaagttgCCGAcatggcaggaggcagcttagcctactgcatcacaacgccagcccttaaAGGTGGTATTTCAAACTGGCAGCCTAGGAATAGTTGCTTaccaatttaaaataataaaacactagCATACTATtccctaaaaataatttatgtgtgatttatctgatttttttttcttttttttgacaagcagagtggacagtgagagagagagacagagagaaaggtcttcctttgctgttggttcaccctccagtggccgccgtggtcTGCACGCTGCAGactgtgcaccacgctgatccgatggcaggagccaggtgcttatcctggtctcccatggggtgcagggcccaagtacttgggccatcctccactgcactcccgggccacagcagagagctggcctggaagaggggcaactgggacagaatccagcttcctgaccgggactagaacctggtgtgccgcaaggcagaggattagcctattgagccacggcgccggcctatttatctGATATTTAAGGCCCAACATTAAACACAAAGCTGTTGGAGTTTTCACAGAACTTGGAGAATGTTTGTCATTGACTAGGAAAAATTTCTCTTATTAAGGCATAAAAAGTGAAAACCATGAAAGGGAAGGTTTACCAATTGAACAGCATCAAGTTCTAAAAATAAGCAAACTTAAATGACAAATTCAGAAAAAAGTATAAAGATTAAAGAACTGTCatggcagtttttaaaaatggacaaaatatgcATAAGcaatttaaatatagaaatattggTGGCCcccaaaatgtttaaaagatgtTACCCACGGAGCTGTGAATTAGAACAGCAAGTGACCATTCTTCCATCAGGTGACCAAAGGTGTTGCTCTCTAAAGTGCTGGCAAGGCTTAGCACAGGGGTAGTACTTCTAGGCTAGTGGGTTTGTAAAGGGACACATATGTCAGTATCTTGAAATTCAAATCCTACTCTATGATGCATACACAAAGATGTTGGCTATGGCCTTGTCGGCAGTAAGTAAACAGCTGTCAGCGATGGAGTACCACATGGCAGTTAACAGAATGAGACTGATTTGTATAGACCTGGGGAAATCCCCAAGATACatcattgaatttaaaaaaaaaaaaaaagtagcatttttttcagatttatttactggaactggcgctatggcgtagtgggtaaagccaccacctgcaatgccaacatcccatatggtcgccagtttgagtactggctgctccacttccaacacagttctctgctatggcctgggaaagtagatgatgacctaagtccctgggcccctgcagccatgtgggagacctggaagaagctcctggctctttgcttcggatcagcacagcgcctgctgttgcagccatctggggagtgaaccagcagatggaagacttctctctctttctcttcacctctgtctgtaactctatctttcaaataaataaataaatcttttttaaaaaaagattcagaggtagagttacagacagagggagagacagaaagatcttccatctgctggttcactctgcaaatgtctgcaacagcctgagctgagctgatcaggagccaggagcttattccaggtctcccatgtaggtgcaagcaGTTGGGCTCtctcccagtgctttcccaggccatcagcagggagctggatcggaagtggagcagccaggacacaaacaagcagccatatgggatgctggcaccacaggtggaggtttagcctactgtgccaaagcactgcattttaaaattagtttgcaGAGTGTTGTGTACAGTATGGCAGCTGTCATGATTTAAAAAGGTGTAGATCCATTAATGCATGTGGTCCGTAGCAGAGGGCCTGGTAACATCTCTTCAGGCAAATGGGAGAAAGGGTTAGGTTCCAGGGTGGAAGTTAAAGGGACTTGCAAAATAAggccaagattttcttttttttgctggGAGAGTGTGTGCAGGTATTTGTGTATTCC contains:
- the GSTM3 gene encoding glutathione S-transferase Mu 3; translation: MSSTSSMLLGYWDIRGLAHAIRLLLEFTDTCYEEKRYTCGEAPDYDRSQWLDVKFKLDLDFPNLPYLMDGNNKITQSNAILRYIARKHNMCGDTEEEKIRVDIMENQIMDFRMQLVRLCYNSDHEKMKPQYLEQLPGQLKQFSLFLGKYSWFAGEKLTFVDFLTYDVLDQNRMFEPKCLDEFPNLKAFMCRFEALEKIAAYMQSDRFFKMPINNKMAKWGNRSLC